Within the Acidobacteriota bacterium genome, the region GATGCACCAGGCGCGCGAAGTCCGCGACCGTCCCGCCGAACTCGCCCGGCTTGACGCCGTGCAGCTCGTAGACCCGCTCCGACCACTCGACGTGATCCCGGACGACGTCCCAGTCCCAAATGCCGAGCTGGCCAGCCTGGATGGCGAGCCGGCGGCGCTCGTCCTCCCGCTGTTGCCCGTCGGCGTCGAGGCGGTCTCCGTCCGTCACACTCATGTACCGAGATTCTGTCACGTCGCGGCCGGTTCGCCGCCGAGACCGGGTGGCGCTCAGGTGGCCGCGCCCTGGACGAACTTCGTGTCGATGTTCGCGCGTTTCAACAGGCCCTCGAACCCGGGCTTGTCGACCGCCTTGAGGTACGCCTCCTGGGGCTCGACCAGCTTCTTCGTCACCAGCTCCATCAGCGCGTCGTTCAGGGCGACCATGCCCTGGGCGCGGCCGACCTGCATCATCGACGGAATCTGGAAGGTCTTGGCTTCGCGAATCAGGTTGCTGATGGCGCTGTTGATCAGCAGCACCTCGAGCGCCGCGACCCGGCCGCCGCCGATCTTGCGGCACAGGTTCTGGGCAATCACGCCCTTCAACGACTCGGACAGCATGATGCGGATCTGCGCCTGCTGCTCCTGCGGAAACTGATCGATCACGCGATCGACGGTCGAGGCCGCGGTCGTGGTGTGCAGCGTGCCGAACACCAGGTGCCCCGTCTCGGCGGTCTCGATGGCAATGGCCACGGTCTCGAGGTCGCGCAACTCGCCCACCAGGATGATGTCGGGATCCTCGCGCATCGCGGCCCGCAGCGCGTTCTTGAAGCCGCCGGTGTGCGTGCCCACTTCGCGCTGGTTGATCAGGCAGCGCTGGTTCTCGTGCACGAACTCGATCGGATCCTCGATGGTGATGATGTGATCGGTGCGCGTCTTGTTGATGTAGTCGATCATCGCGCAGAGCGTGGTCGACTTGCCTGAACCGGTTGGGCCGGTCACCAGCACCAGGCCCTTGGTCAGCCGGCACAACTGCAGGATGTGCGGCGACAGCCCCAGTTGCTCGGCCGTGAGGATCTGCGCCGGGATGACGCGAAACACGGCGCCAGGGCCCTTGCGGTCGAGAAACATGTTGGCGCGGAACCGGGCTAGGCCCGTGAGCTCATACGCGAAGTCGGTGTCGTGCCGCGACTCGAACTCCTCGCGATTGGTCACCGGCATGATCGGATGCAGCAGCGCCATGACGTCCTCTGGCGACAGCGGACCGATGCCCGGATCGAGCGGCTGCATGTGGCCGTCCTTGCGGATCAGCGGCGGCATGGTCGACGACAGGTGCAGGTCTGACGACTTCGACTCGACCATCAACCGGAACAGCGCATCGATGGCGTTGCCGCCGCCCGCGGGCGCCGCAGTGGCCACCGGGCGCGTCACCGGCTTCTCGACCGGCGCCGCCGGCGCCGGCGCGGCTCCCCCGGCCGCCACGCTCGTGGCCGGCGCGGACTTGTCGGGCACGAAACTCACCGCCAGCTCGGTGCCGTTGCGCAGCACGGTCACCTTGAAGGCGCCGGCCTCGGACGAGACGTAATCGAAGTCCACGGTCGATTCCTGCGGCAGCCGCCGCCGGGCCTGTTCCGGGATGATCGGGCTGAGCAGCGTGAGAATCTCCTGCCTGGTGAGCGGGGCCGTGCTCGCGTCCTGTGCCGCGCCGTTGGCGTCGATCATCCGTGCCGGGCTGCCGACCGCCAGGCGCAAGCCGCGTGCCCCGGTCTGGGTCATGTTCATCAACAAGCCGTCCACAGCTGCGGCCATTATTCGGTCACCTCGAGCAACGAAACGATGTGCAAGGAGTTAATCAACAGCGTGCGATCGGACTGCTCGACATAGCGAAAGCGATCGTCAATGTGCGCGTAGTCGCTCAACCGGTCGCGGCCCGGCGGCCGGTACACCGCGACCTGGCCGGTCACCGTCTCGCCGCTCGACAACAGAATCCTGACATGCCGCCGCGTCGCCAGGTCGTAGCCATCTTCAAGCTGCGCCTCGATCACGTGCTCGGGCAGCACCACCTTGATGACGTGCGCGCGGTTGATCAACGAGGTGTCGCCGTTGGGCGCCTCGAACGGGAAGAAGCCCGCGGCCAGGTTGAGCAGGTCGCCGACCCGTTCGGGACCGGCGTGCACCTGGCTCGATCCCGACAGGAAAAAGTGGCCGCTCACCGTCGTCCCGGTTGACAGGGTGATCTCCGCCGCCTCGCGCCGTTTCTCGACCCGGAATTCCGACACGCTAAGGCCTCTTGGGCTCGGCGACGACCATGGCCACGGCATCGCCCGTCGGCGACACGCTCAGGCGGCTGACGCCGCCAAGCTGAAAGGTGGCGGCGTCGAACACCTCGGTCCAGCCGGTGGCGCCGCGCGTCCACGAGAAGATTTTCGTGCCCGACGACATCACCACCGTGCGGCCGTCCGGCATCCAGGCATAGTCGCGGTCGGCGCTGCCTTCAACCGTCGCCACGAGCGAAGCAATCTGCCGCGTGTCGATCGCAATCTCCTTGATGGTAAACGCCGCCGGCCGGTCGCGTTGCACGAAGCCAACTGCTTCGCGCTGCACGAAACTTACGGTTCGGCTGCCGGGCACGCGGTGCAGCGAGCGACCGATGTCGCGCGCGACCACCTCGGCCTGGCCCGTCGAGACCCGCGCCACCTGGAGCGTCGCCGGCTGCCCGAGAATGAACATGGCGAGATGATCGGGTTCGACCCAGGCGTGATACCCGACCGGCTTCACGTCGGCGAGTACCAGGTGCGGTCGCTTCCCGGCCGCGTCGAAGCGCCACAACCGCTGGCTGCGATCGGGTTCGGTTTGCACGACACTGAACCCGCCAGGCTCGCCAATGCCGGCCGGCAGGAACGTCGGTGAGTTTTCGTTCTCGGCCGTCTGCGTGAGTTGCGAGACGTGGCCGCTGGCGCGATCGAAGGCGTAGATGTCGATTTGCTTGCCGTCGCGGTTGGCGGCAAAGAGGAGGCGCCCGCCGTCGGGGCTGAACATCGGCTGGTTGTCGTAACCCGGCGCGGTGGACACCGGCACCGGCTTCGCCGTTTTCATGGAGGCGAGGCCGGCCGGCAGCGTCACGAGATAGATGTCGGTGCCCGGCGGCGGTGCGGCCGGCGCGGGCGCCGGTTGCGCCTGCGCCAGCCCCAGGCCCGCCGCCAGCAGAAGGATCAGCGCTCGCATGGGCGAAGTATACCGCGAGCGCCCGAGCCTACATTTTGGGCTTGTCGTTCTTCAGCTCGACGATCACCACCTCGATCGGCTCCTGGCCGCGGTTCAGATCGCCGTGCTGGGTGCCGGCCGGATCGGCATCGAGCCAGTACGCCTTCCCGGTCTCCCACTTGTAGGTTTGCAGCGTCGCGCCCTTCCCGTCGACGACGTCGAGGTCCCCGCCCTTGAGCACGACGGCGGCGCGGCCGTGATCGTGGCGATGCAGCGCGAGCGGCTGGTTCGGCATGATGATCGACTTCCACACCTTGAGTTCGCTGTTCTCGAACTGCGGTTCGCGGCGGCTCGTGTTCGCCTGCTGCCCCACCGCGACACCGGCCGCGAACACCGCGCCAATCACCGTCACGCCAACCATGAACTTGATTTTCATCTCACCCTCCTGAGAAATGCCACACACGGAAACACGAAAGCACCGAAACACCTAGCGCTCGCACAAGAGCGATTGGTTCCGTGGTTCCGTGGTTCCGTGGTTCCGTGCATGTATTAGTCCACTCCCAACAACCGTGCGGCGTTGCGGCCGTAGATGCCCTCGCGCTCGGTCGGCGAAATCGGCAGGCGGCTGATCGCGTCGAGCATCTTCGGAATGCTGCCAATCTGGTGCGGGTAGTCGCTGCCGGCCAGGATGTGATCGGCGCCCGCGAACTTGATGGCCAGTTCGATGTTGTTGAGATCGAAGTTCACCGTGTCGTAATAGAACTGCTTCAAGTACGTGCTTGGCGCGCGGCTGATGTTGGCGCGGCAGTCGGCGAACGCCTCGTAGCCGCGATCGAACCGCTCCGCCAGGTACGGCACCGCCCCGCCCATGTGGCACAGCACCCATTTGATCTTCGGGTACCGCTCCGGCACGCCGGCAAACACCAGGTGCGCGGCGGCCAGCGTGGTATCCATCAGGAACCCTACCAGCGGCATCAGCCAGTACTGCTCCATCGCCTCCACGCCAAGCGGGTGCGCGGGATGAATGTAGATCACCGCGTGCAGGTCGTTGGCCTTCTGCCACAGCGGCTCGTAGACCTTGTCGGCCAGCGCCACCCCATTGACGTTGCTGAAGACCATGGCCCCCGGCAAGCCAAGGGTCGTCATGGCGCGCTCGAGTTCGATCACCGACGCGCCTGGATCGTTCAAGGGCAACGTGGCCAGCGACAAGAAGTGCTGGCGCTGCCTGACGGCGGCGGCAAACGCATCGTTCACGTGCCGGGCCATCTCGACCGCGGTGGCCGGCTCCTCGAAGTGCGTGCCCGGGGTGGTGAACGTGATCACCTGCTTGTCGACGCCGTGTTTCTTCAACACGCCCTCGCGGTAGTCGAGATCACGATGACCCGGCACCAGGATGTTGTAGTCACCCGGATAGTGCAGGCGCGGGTTGCCCTCGGCGTCGAAGTCCATGCGGACTTTCGTGGGGCCCTTCTTGACCGCGGCCAGGTACTCAGGCGGATAGTAGTGATTGTGAAAGTCTATTTTCATAGGGACTAAGGTGCCAGGGTGCCAAGGTGCCAAGGGTGCCAAGGGTGCCAGAGTGCTAGGGTGCTAGCCACGGCGGCGAGCCCAGAGATAATACGCGGGGATGCCGGTGGCGACAATCGCCAGCCCGATCGCACTGTTCGTGAGATCGGCGCGCACCTGGTTGAACACGATCGCCGCCGACGCCAGCACGAACAGGATCGGCGCCAGCGGGACGAGCGGCATGCGCCACGCCGGCTGATAGCCCGGACGCCGCCGCAGCAGGACCACGCCGAGGGCCAGCAGCGCGAAGAAGATCCATTCGGTGTAGATCACGCGGGTGAACAACGCGCGATACGTGCCGGTGAGCACCAGCACTGATGACCACACCGCCTGCAGCACGATGGCACGGCCCGGCGTCTGGAACTGCGGATGCAGGTGACCGGCCCACTTGAACCACAAGCCATCCTGCGACATCTGGTAATAGACGCGCGGCCCCACCATGACGATCCCGTTCAGCGCGCCAAACGCGCTGAACATGACCAGCGCCGAAATCACGCTGCCCCCGCCCGACCCCATCAGCACGTCAAAGGTGTCGGCCGCGACGCGAGACGAGGCGATCACCTTGTCGACCGACAGCACGCGCAGGTAGATGGCGTTGAGGCCGATGTAACAGAGCGTCACCACCACCACGCCAATCAGCAGCGACCGCGGGATCGTGCGCGTCGGGTTGACGGTTTCCTCGGCGGTGTAGGTGACCATGTGCCAGCCACCAAAGGCGAACAGGCCGGCGCCAACCGCCAACATGAAGTTGCCGGCGGTCACGGCCGCCACCGGGGCCACGGCCGCCTCGGCCGCCGGCGACCCGCTGAGCGCCCACCCAATGGCAATGATCGCCAACACGGCCGCCACTTTCACCACCGTGAACGCCGACTGGAGGCCGCTGCCGAACCGCACGCCCAGGTAGTTGACCGCCGACAGGACGAGAATGGCGCCAATCGCGACGCCGCGGGTGGCGGCATCGTCCAGCGGTACGAAGTAGCCCGTGTAGCGGGCGAACACCGTCGCAATCGCGGCCAGAATGCCGCTGTGCATGGTCCAGAACATGGCCCAGCCCCACAGGAAGCCGAGCACGGGCGAGTAGATCTCTCGCAGGAAGACGTACACCCCGCCGGTGCGCGGATAGGCCGACGCCAGTTCCGCGCACACCAGCGCGCCGATCAACGTGAGCGCGCCGGCCACCGCCCACGCCAGCACCACGGCCGGCGGCGACGGCACGAGCGCGGTAATCTCGGACGCCTGGACGAAGATCGCGGAGCCGATGATTGTGCCGACCACCAGGGCCGTGGCCGCGGGCAAGCCGATGGCGCGATTGAGTGGGCTCATGTGGTGATGCGGGGATGCTATACGATCAGCGCGTGCCGTACTCGCTTGAACTTGTGGCGCTGGCCGTGGCCGGCGTCGTCGCCGGCGCCCTCAACGTGATCGCGGGCGGCGGTTCGTTCCTGACCCTGCCCCTGCTGCTGTTCTTTGGGCTGCCGGCCTCGCTGGCCAACGGCACCAATCGCGTCGGCGTGCTCTCGCAGAACCTGGGCGGCGTCATTGGCTTCCACCGTCACGGGGCGGTCGACTGGCCATGGGCACTGAAGGCCAGCATCCCGGCCGTAGCGGGAGCCGCGCTTGGCGTGTGGGCGGCCCTGGCCGTGCCCGACTTCGCCTTTCGCCGCATCTTGTCGGTCGCCATGGTCGTCGTCACGATCTGGTCGCTGGCCAGCCAAAGACGCAAACCCGTGGCGGCGGCCGATCTCAAGCCACCGACGCACTGGTTCGTCGTCCTCGGCTTCTTCGCCGTCGGCCTCTACGGCGGGTTCATCCAGGCCGGCGTTGGGTTTCTCGTGCTGGCCATCACGTCGGCGGCCGGCATGGACCTGGTGCGCGGCAACGCGGTCAAGCTGCTCAGCGTGCTGCTGCTGACGGTGTTGTCGCTGGTGGTGTTCGCGGGCGCCGGACAAGTGGACTGGCCGCGGGGCCTGGCGCTGGCGGTTGGCAATTGGGGCGGCGCCGTGATCGGCGTGCGCATGGCCGTGCTCAAGGGCCACAAGTGGCTGCAGCAGGTGGTTACCGTCACCGTGATCCTGTTCGCGATTTTGCTCTGGTTTAATTAGGCACTTCTTGTCGGGAGGGCAAATCCCGTCGGGAAGACATTGCCTGTCGGGCTTCTCGGACTTGCACGCCTGTTAAGCTGTGCGTATGCGCCTCGCTGCTCCGGTCCTGGTCGCCCTTCTCCTAACGGTCGTCTGCGCGGGGACCGTCGCGGCCCAACTGCGCACCGCAATCGTCGCTACGGGCTTCACCAACCCGGTGGCCTTTGTCGCCGATCCCGCCGATCCCGCCACCTTCTTTGTCGTCGAGCAGCGCGGCACGATTCGCAGCATCACCAACGGCGTGATCTCGTCCGTCCTGTTCCTGGACCTGCGGGGACAGCTGTCATCAGGTGGCGAGCGCGGCCTGCTCGGCATGGCGTTTCCGCCGGATGCCGCCACCTCGCGCCGGTTCTTCATCAACTTCACCAACCTCAACGGACATACCGTGGTAGCGCGCTACACGCGCGACGCTGCCGGCCGGGTCAATACCGGCTCCCGGTTTGACCTGGTCTGGCCCGATGGCCGCGCCTTCATCGAGCAGCCCTTCTCGAATCACAACGGCGGCCACCTGGCGTTCGGCCCCGACGGCTTCCTGTATGTCGGCCTTGGCGACGGCGGCAGCGGCGGCGACCCGCTCAATCACGCTCAGAACCCCAACTCGCTGCTGGGCAAGATGCTCCGGCTCGACGTCGGCGTCGCCGACACCGACGTGCGCGGCTACCGCGTGCCCGAGGACAATCCGTTCGTGGATCGCGACCCGATCGCCGCGCTCCCGGAGATCTGGGCGTTCGGGCTGCGCAACCCATGGCGCTACAGCTTCGACGACTGGACCCGCGGCGGCACCGGCGCGCTGGTGATTGCCGACGTCGGGCAAAGCGCGCGCGAAGAAGTGAACTGGGAGCCTCGCGGCGCGGGTGGGCGCAACTACGGGTGGCGGGTGCGGGAAGGCCGCCTCCCATTCGATGCGCGGCAGCCGGCCGCGTACCAGCCGCTCACCGACCCGATTCACGAGTACCCACGCAGCGACGGGCAATCGATCACCGGGGGCGTGGTCTATCGCGGCACGGCACTGGACCCGATGTTCAACGGGCGATACTTCTTCGCCGACTACGTGGCGGGACGCGTCTACTCGATCGGCCTCGCACTCGACGAACACCAGGAAGCCACGGCCGTGGATTTGCTCGTGTTGACCGACCTGCTCGGCGGCACCGCGGAACTTGGTTTAATCAGCTCGTTCGGCGTGGACGCATCGGGCGAGATGTATATAGTTAGTTACTCGCGTGGGCGCATCCTGAAGATCGTGCCCTGATACACCGTTGTTACACGCTTGTCACCCGCACGAATACCACCAGTAGAATTGACGCATGGTCACCCCCACCGCCGTCACCAGACGCCCGCGGAAGCGCCGTGCCGCCGAGAGCGTGTCGTCGGTGGCGGTCGCGCCCCATCGCGACTGGACGAAGCTCGACCCTAACGACCTGACCTCGCCGTCGCTCTACATCAACCGCGAGCTGAGCTGGCTGGCCTTCAACGAACGGGTGCTGGCCCAGGCGCAGGACACCACCCATCCGCTGCTCGAGCGCGTCAAGTTCCTGGCTATTTCGGGGACCAACCTTGACGAGTTCTTCATGGTGCGCGTCGCCACCATCCTGAAGAAGTTCCGCGCCGGCATCGAGGAAGTGTCGATCGACGGTATGACCACCGACATCGAGCTGGCGACGATTCGCGGCCGCGCGCTGGCGCAGATCGACGCGCAGATCGCCTGCTGGTCGCAATCGATTCGCCCGCTGCTGGCCGCCGAAGGCATTCACTTCCTCGATCCGCACGACTACACGCCGGCGATCGACGCCTGGCTGGCGCATTACTTCAAGGACCACATCTTCCCGGTGCTGACGCCGCTGGCGTTCGACCCGGGCCATCCGTTTCCGTACATCTCGAACCTGAGCATGAACCTGGCGGTGCGCGTGCGCCACGCCGGCCGCACCAAGTTCGCGCGCGTCAAGGTGCCGGGCATGCTGCCGCGGTTCGTCGCCCTGCCGGAGCACCTGTCGCCGCTGCCGGGCATGTCCCACGTTTTCCTCGAGGACGTCATCCGGCGCAACATCCAGACGCTGTTCCCCGGCACGCAGGTCGAAGGGACGCACCTCTTCCGGATTATTCGCGACACCGACATGGTGATCCAGGAAGACGAGGCCGACGACCTGCTCGAAACCGTCGACCGCGGCCTCAAGCAGTTGCGGCACGGCGCGTTGTCGCTGCTGCATGTCGAGGCCGACATGCCGAAACGCGTGCTCAGCATCCTGATCGAAAACTTCGAGATCGGCGAGGACGTCGTCGCCCGTGCCACCGACCGGCTGGGGTTTGGCGACTGGCACGCGCTGACCAAGCTGCATCGCCCGGCCTTGAAGTACCCGGCGCTGGTCCCGCGCACGCTCTGGGCGCCCGACGAGACCGAGAAGGTGTTCGAGCAGATCGCCGACCAGGACTTCCTGCTCCACCATCCGTTCGATTCGTTCACCTCGGTGGAGACGTTCCTGCGCGCGGCGGTCCAGGATCCGCATGTGATCGCCATCAAGATCACGCTCTATCGCATTGGCGCCAACTCGCCGCTGGTCGACTTGTTGATCGAGGCGGCCGACCAGGGCAAGCAGGTGGCGGTGCTGGTCGAGCTGAAGGCGCGCTTCGACGAACGCAACAACATTGCCTGGGCCAACCGGCTCGAGTCCGCCGGCATCCACGTGGTCTACGGCCTGATGAACCTCAAGGTGCACTGCAAGCTGGCCCTGGTCGTTCGCCAGGAGGCCGACGGCATTCGCCGCTACGCCCATGTCGCCACCGGCAATTACAACCGCGTCACCGCGCAGGTCTACACCGATTTCGGCCTGTTCACCGCCGACGAAAGCATTCTCGACGACGTGAGCGAGGTGTTCAATTCGCTGACCGGCTACTCCAACAAGCGGTCGTATCACGCGCTGCTGGTGGCGCCGGTCGGGCTGCGCCAGGGCTTCCGCGCGCTGGTCGAGCGCGAGATCGAACACGCCAAGGCCGGCCGTTCGGCCTGCATCATCATCAAGAACAACGCGGTCGCCGACCAGGGCATGATCAAGACGCTCTACCGCGCGTCGCAGGCCGGCGTCTCGATCGACATGATCGTGCGCGGGGTGTGCTGCCTGCGCCCGGGCATTCCCGGCATCAGCGATCACATCACCGTCCGTTCGATCGTCGGCCGGTTCCTCGAGCACTCACGCGTTTACTACTTCGAGAACGGCGGGGCGCCCGAGGTGTACCTTGGCAGCGCCGACCTGATGGAGCGCAACCTCGATCGCCGCGTCGAGGTGCTCTGTCCGATCACCGACCCAGGCCTCAAGCAAATGGTGCGTGACCGCGTGCTCGCCGCGCTGTTGAGCGATACCGACCGGGCCTGGACGCTGCAGACCGACGGCGCGTACACCAGGGCCACGCCGCCCGAGGGCGTGCCGCCCTCGAACTCCCAGCGTTCCCTGCTGGAATGGTACGCGGCGCAGCACGAGTCCTGAGCACCGGTCACCCAATTCCTCCCTCGAACAGGCGTCAGTTGCGCTAGGGTATCTGGTGTGAAGGTTCAGCAGTGCCGCTGGTCGGAGGACAACGGATGGGCCGGCCCTCCGCCGGACGCCGCTGCGCAGCTCGTGCTGGTCTTTGGCGACCGCGCCGCCATCGCCCGTCCCGCGGTTGGTGCGGACCTGGCGGCCCGCTGGCCGGCCGCCACCATCGTCGGTTGCTCGACCGCCGGCCAGATTTGCGGCACCGACGTGTTCGACGCCGGCCTGGCCGCCACCGCAATTCGATTTGAGCACACCACCCTGCGCGTCGCGTCGGCGCCGGTCACGGCCGCCGGCAGCGCGGCCGCGGGCGCGGCACTGGCAAAGGCACTCGCCGGTCCCGACCTGGTCCACGTTCTGCTCTTGTCCGAGGGCCTGGACATCAACGGCGAGGCGCTCGTGCGCGGCTTGGGCGAACGGTTGCCCGCCACCGTGTCGGTTACCGGCGGCCTGTCGGCTGACGGCGAACAGTTCCACGAAACCGTGGTGCTGGCGGGCGGGGTGCCGCGCCGGAACCTGGTGATCGCGGTCGGGCTCTACGGGTCATCCCTCCACGTCGGGTGCGGGTCGGTCGGTGGCTGGGATTCGTTCGGCCCCGAGCGCCAGATTACGAAGTCGCAAGGCAACGTGCTCTACGAGCTGGATGGCCAATCGGCCCTGGCGCTATACAAGCGTTACCTGGGCGAGCACGCGTCGGGCCTGCCGGCCTCGGGACTGCTCTTCCCGTTGTCGCTGCGCACGCGCGACGCGAGCACGCCTGTGGTGCGGACCATCTTGGCGGTGAACGAGGCCGAGCAGAGCCTCACTTTTGCCGGCAACGTGCCGGTGGGCGGCTATGTGCGGCTCATGAAGGCGAACTTCGATCGGCTGATCGATGGCGCGGTCGGCGCCGGCCGGATCAGCGCCGACGCACTGGGCACGCCCGTCGCTCTCGCGCTGCTGATCAGTTGCGTCGGCCGGCGAATGGTGCTGCGGCAACGGGTCGAAGAAGAAGTCGAGGGCGTCCGCGACATCGTCGGACCGGGCGCGGTGATCACCGGTTTCTATTCATACGGGGAGATCTCGCCCTTCACGCCGAGCGCCCGATGCGAGCTGCACAACCAGACCATGACGGTCACCACCTTCTCCGAGCGCTGACGTGGCCGACCTGCACAGCCTGTTGCGACGCCAGCTCAAGCGTCACTTTCCCGGGGGGGCCATTCCCGACGGGCTGCAGCCGATGCTCGACGCCGTCGACGAGGCTTACCGGCAGTTCGACGACGACCGCGCCATGCTCGAGCGTTCGCTCGACTTGAGTTCCCAGGAACTGCTGCAGGCCAACACCGAGCTGCGGGCCCTGGTCGGCGCCTTTCCCGACCAGATACTCCGTCTCGACCGCAACGGCGTGATTCTCGACGTGAAGGGAGCCGCGCACTCGGAACCGGCGCGCGGATGGGTCACGGGCAGCGCGATCGTCAGCCTCCTCGACGCCGCCGCGCGCGGCCCGATGGCGGCCGCGCTCGCGCGCATCGTCCAGGACGTCGTCCCGGTCAACCTGGAGCTCGAGATCGGCGCCGACACCGCAACGCCGCGCCATTACGAGGCCCGCCTGCAACCCATGGCCGACGCGCAGGTCATGCTGATCCTGCGCGATGTGACCGAGCGCTACTACGCCGAGAAGCAGCTGCGGGCCAGCCAACTGGCCCTGCACGAGGCCCACCGCGATCTCGAGCGGCGGGTTGACGAACGCACCGCGGCGCTGGCCCGCGTCAATAGCGAGCTGCGGCGCGAGATGGCCGACCGCCAGGCCGCCGA harbors:
- a CDS encoding type IV pilus twitching motility protein PilT, giving the protein MAAAVDGLLMNMTQTGARGLRLAVGSPARMIDANGAAQDASTAPLTRQEILTLLSPIIPEQARRRLPQESTVDFDYVSSEAGAFKVTVLRNGTELAVSFVPDKSAPATSVAAGGAAPAPAAPVEKPVTRPVATAAPAGGGNAIDALFRLMVESKSSDLHLSSTMPPLIRKDGHMQPLDPGIGPLSPEDVMALLHPIMPVTNREEFESRHDTDFAYELTGLARFRANMFLDRKGPGAVFRVIPAQILTAEQLGLSPHILQLCRLTKGLVLVTGPTGSGKSTTLCAMIDYINKTRTDHIITIEDPIEFVHENQRCLINQREVGTHTGGFKNALRAAMREDPDIILVGELRDLETVAIAIETAETGHLVFGTLHTTTAASTVDRVIDQFPQEQQAQIRIMLSESLKGVIAQNLCRKIGGGRVAALEVLLINSAISNLIREAKTFQIPSMMQVGRAQGMVALNDALMELVTKKLVEPQEAYLKAVDKPGFEGLLKRANIDTKFVQGAAT
- a CDS encoding amidohydrolase family protein, encoding MKIDFHNHYYPPEYLAAVKKGPTKVRMDFDAEGNPRLHYPGDYNILVPGHRDLDYREGVLKKHGVDKQVITFTTPGTHFEEPATAVEMARHVNDAFAAAVRQRQHFLSLATLPLNDPGASVIELERAMTTLGLPGAMVFSNVNGVALADKVYEPLWQKANDLHAVIYIHPAHPLGVEAMEQYWLMPLVGFLMDTTLAAAHLVFAGVPERYPKIKWVLCHMGGAVPYLAERFDRGYEAFADCRANISRAPSTYLKQFYYDTVNFDLNNIELAIKFAGADHILAGSDYPHQIGSIPKMLDAISRLPISPTEREGIYGRNAARLLGVD
- a CDS encoding amino acid permease codes for the protein MSPLNRAIGLPAATALVVGTIIGSAIFVQASEITALVPSPPAVVLAWAVAGALTLIGALVCAELASAYPRTGGVYVFLREIYSPVLGFLWGWAMFWTMHSGILAAIATVFARYTGYFVPLDDAATRGVAIGAILVLSAVNYLGVRFGSGLQSAFTVVKVAAVLAIIAIGWALSGSPAAEAAVAPVAAVTAGNFMLAVGAGLFAFGGWHMVTYTAEETVNPTRTIPRSLLIGVVVVTLCYIGLNAIYLRVLSVDKVIASSRVAADTFDVLMGSGGGSVISALVMFSAFGALNGIVMVGPRVYYQMSQDGLWFKWAGHLHPQFQTPGRAIVLQAVWSSVLVLTGTYRALFTRVIYTEWIFFALLALGVVLLRRRPGYQPAWRMPLVPLAPILFVLASAAIVFNQVRADLTNSAIGLAIVATGIPAYYLWARRRG
- a CDS encoding sulfite exporter TauE/SafE family protein; its protein translation is MLYDQRVPYSLELVALAVAGVVAGALNVIAGGGSFLTLPLLLFFGLPASLANGTNRVGVLSQNLGGVIGFHRHGAVDWPWALKASIPAVAGAALGVWAALAVPDFAFRRILSVAMVVVTIWSLASQRRKPVAAADLKPPTHWFVVLGFFAVGLYGGFIQAGVGFLVLAITSAAGMDLVRGNAVKLLSVLLLTVLSLVVFAGAGQVDWPRGLALAVGNWGGAVIGVRMAVLKGHKWLQQVVTVTVILFAILLWFN
- a CDS encoding PQQ-dependent sugar dehydrogenase; this translates as MRLAAPVLVALLLTVVCAGTVAAQLRTAIVATGFTNPVAFVADPADPATFFVVEQRGTIRSITNGVISSVLFLDLRGQLSSGGERGLLGMAFPPDAATSRRFFINFTNLNGHTVVARYTRDAAGRVNTGSRFDLVWPDGRAFIEQPFSNHNGGHLAFGPDGFLYVGLGDGGSGGDPLNHAQNPNSLLGKMLRLDVGVADTDVRGYRVPEDNPFVDRDPIAALPEIWAFGLRNPWRYSFDDWTRGGTGALVIADVGQSAREEVNWEPRGAGGRNYGWRVREGRLPFDARQPAAYQPLTDPIHEYPRSDGQSITGGVVYRGTALDPMFNGRYFFADYVAGRVYSIGLALDEHQEATAVDLLVLTDLLGGTAELGLISSFGVDASGEMYIVSYSRGRILKIVP
- the ppk1 gene encoding polyphosphate kinase 1 encodes the protein MVTPTAVTRRPRKRRAAESVSSVAVAPHRDWTKLDPNDLTSPSLYINRELSWLAFNERVLAQAQDTTHPLLERVKFLAISGTNLDEFFMVRVATILKKFRAGIEEVSIDGMTTDIELATIRGRALAQIDAQIACWSQSIRPLLAAEGIHFLDPHDYTPAIDAWLAHYFKDHIFPVLTPLAFDPGHPFPYISNLSMNLAVRVRHAGRTKFARVKVPGMLPRFVALPEHLSPLPGMSHVFLEDVIRRNIQTLFPGTQVEGTHLFRIIRDTDMVIQEDEADDLLETVDRGLKQLRHGALSLLHVEADMPKRVLSILIENFEIGEDVVARATDRLGFGDWHALTKLHRPALKYPALVPRTLWAPDETEKVFEQIADQDFLLHHPFDSFTSVETFLRAAVQDPHVIAIKITLYRIGANSPLVDLLIEAADQGKQVAVLVELKARFDERNNIAWANRLESAGIHVVYGLMNLKVHCKLALVVRQEADGIRRYAHVATGNYNRVTAQVYTDFGLFTADESILDDVSEVFNSLTGYSNKRSYHALLVAPVGLRQGFRALVEREIEHAKAGRSACIIIKNNAVADQGMIKTLYRASQAGVSIDMIVRGVCCLRPGIPGISDHITVRSIVGRFLEHSRVYYFENGGAPEVYLGSADLMERNLDRRVEVLCPITDPGLKQMVRDRVLAALLSDTDRAWTLQTDGAYTRATPPEGVPPSNSQRSLLEWYAAQHES
- a CDS encoding FIST N-terminal domain-containing protein; its protein translation is MKVQQCRWSEDNGWAGPPPDAAAQLVLVFGDRAAIARPAVGADLAARWPAATIVGCSTAGQICGTDVFDAGLAATAIRFEHTTLRVASAPVTAAGSAAAGAALAKALAGPDLVHVLLLSEGLDINGEALVRGLGERLPATVSVTGGLSADGEQFHETVVLAGGVPRRNLVIAVGLYGSSLHVGCGSVGGWDSFGPERQITKSQGNVLYELDGQSALALYKRYLGEHASGLPASGLLFPLSLRTRDASTPVVRTILAVNEAEQSLTFAGNVPVGGYVRLMKANFDRLIDGAVGAGRISADALGTPVALALLISCVGRRMVLRQRVEEEVEGVRDIVGPGAVITGFYSYGEISPFTPSARCELHNQTMTVTTFSER